A window of Choloepus didactylus isolate mChoDid1 chromosome 21, mChoDid1.pri, whole genome shotgun sequence contains these coding sequences:
- the ASPHD1 gene encoding aspartate beta-hydroxylase domain-containing protein 1: MKGRVGLGGAWIPPSAQSPPSFAPRSVGEGARLRLQGVGLRRPKGPGRLGYPLAREPGSTGLAGSRAGGVGRRKVASEGLGWGRDRDDSRPPASRQAVSTPVFSPGLPHNAPGARFFQDHQRADSSPRGPARAGPAGDGPEPLSLQSGSRRGPALVQAEGEGSHRPTGRGTRRPTDGPRRPGPQAPRAPLPVSARARSAPGSAPPPPPGPAPPFRIAGRLEVGAVPPDPGPPPQRRSEEERGSEGAGPEGRVEREARAGRRGERKEKEAVADDGAAGPDLPSAPFVLRDAQRHDVELLESSFPAILRDFGAVSWDFSGTTPLPRGWSPPLAPGCYQLLLYQAGRCQPSNCRRCPGAYRALRGLRSFISANTFGNAGFSVLLPGARLEGRCGPTNARVRCHLGLKIPPGCELVVGGEPQCWAEGHCLLVDDSFLHTVAHNGTSEDGPRVVFIVDLWHPNVAGAERQALDFVFAPDP; this comes from the exons ATGAAGGGCAGGGTTGGGCTGGGGGGCGCCTGGATTCCCCCCTCTGCCCAGTCTCCTCCGTCCTTTGCTCCCCGATCCGTGGGAGAGGGGGCGCGGCTCCGGCTGCagggggtggggctgagaaggccGAAAGGGCCGGGTCGCCTGGGTTACCCTCTTGCTCGGGAGCCTGGGTCCACCGGGCTGGCTGGATCCCGAGCTGGAGGAGTCGGGAGGAGAAAGGTGGCTTCcgagggcctggggtggggtcgGGATCGGGACG ACAGCAGGCCGCCGGCCAGCCGCCAGGCGGTTTCAACTCCTGTTTTCTCTCCCGGGCTCCCTCACAACGCGCCCGGAGCGCGCTTTTTTCAGGACCACCAGCGCGCGGACAGCTCTCCCCGCGGCCCCGCCCGAGCGGGCCCTGCCGGCGATGGGCCGGAGCCGCTGTCACTGCAGTCAGGCTCCCGCCGGGGGCCGGCGCTCGTGCAGGCGGAGGGGGAGGGGAGTCACAGGCCCACGGGTCGAGGGACCCGCAGACCCACGGACGGGCCACGGCGTCCCGGCCCCCAGGCTCCGCGCGCCCCCCTGCCCGTCAGTGCGCGCGCTCGCTCCGCCCCTGGctcggccccgcccccgccgccaggccccgcccctcctTTTCGCATTGCGGGGCGGCTGGAGGTTGGCGCGGTGCCCCCTGACCCCGGCCCCCCTCCCCAAC GCAGGAgcgaggaggagagagggagcgAGGGAGCAGGACCGGAGGGCCGGGTCGAGAGAGAAGCGAGggcaggaaggagaggggagaggaaagagaaagaagccgTCGCGGACGACGGGGCTGCGGGTCCAG ACCTGCCCTCGGCCCCCTTTGTGCTGCGGGACGCCCAGAGGCACGATGTGGAGCTTCTGGAGAGCAGCTTCCCTGCCATTTTGCGGGACTTTGGGGCTGTGAGCTGGGACTTCTCAGGGACTACCCCACTGCCTCGGGGCTGGTCCCCGCCCCTGGCCCCTGGGTGCTACCAGCTCCTGCTGTACCAAGCAGGCCGGTGCCAACCCAGCAACTGCCGCCGGTGCCCGGGGGCCTACCGGGCGCTGAGAGGGCTGCGGAGCTTTATAAGCGCCAACACCTTCGGCAATGCTGGCTTCTCCGTCCTCCTGCCCGGGGCCCGGCTCGAGGGGCGCTGTGGGCCCACCAATGCCCGGGTCAGATGCCATCTAG GCCTGAAGATTCCCCCCGGTTGTGAGCTGGTGGTCGGCGGCGAGCCTCAGTGCTGGGCTGAGGGGCACTGTCTACTGGTGGACGACTCCTTCCTGCATACAGTGGCTCATAATG